Proteins from a single region of Nitrospira sp.:
- a CDS encoding low molecular weight protein-tyrosine-phosphatase, whose translation MGDTPSVGAHCWTFLRALRATGGYFIGKLNFARHRYERWAEVRLPESVQSVLFVCKGNICRSPLGEVCFRALAMQAGRSLTIRSAGLETTPGKPAHLKAQATALESGLSLEKHTTTQVHAELLDKSDLIIVMEVAQKDRIHSLYPKTIGKVVLLGRFDPTGPLEIADPYSGTSEDFRTCYQQVKRCCQNLAARLDMRTGDQKTRQLFPDTQVIK comes from the coding sequence ATGGGTGACACGCCAAGTGTGGGAGCGCATTGCTGGACCTTTCTGCGGGCGCTCCGTGCGACGGGGGGATATTTCATCGGCAAGCTGAACTTCGCTCGCCATCGCTATGAGCGGTGGGCGGAAGTCCGATTGCCGGAATCCGTTCAGTCAGTGCTCTTTGTCTGCAAGGGCAATATCTGCCGGAGCCCCTTAGGGGAGGTGTGTTTTCGCGCGCTTGCCATGCAGGCGGGACGATCGCTCACAATCCGTTCGGCCGGACTTGAAACAACTCCCGGGAAGCCGGCCCATCTCAAAGCCCAAGCCACGGCGCTCGAGTCCGGGCTGTCGCTCGAGAAGCATACGACGACCCAAGTGCACGCGGAGTTGCTCGATAAGTCAGATCTGATCATCGTTATGGAGGTAGCTCAAAAAGATCGGATTCATAGTCTGTACCCAAAAACGATCGGGAAGGTGGTGTTGTTGGGACGCTTCGATCCTACCGGTCCTCTTGAAATTGCAGATCCTTATAGCGGGACCAGTGAAGATTTCCGTACTTGTTATCAGCAAGTGAAACGATGTTGCCAGAACTTAGCAGCTCGATTGGATATGAGAACGGGCGATCAGAAGACACGCCAGTTATTTCCAGATACCCAAGTAATTAAATGA
- a CDS encoding ATP-grasp domain-containing protein, whose amino-acid sequence MGSKPCVLVTDGQERAALAVTRSLGQAGIQVVVGAETLKSLAGASKYCHQAWQYPSPLEDPSRFVSSVIDGVGRLGVTAIMPVTDATTQVLAARREQFPAAVLNAIPQLESYELVSDKYRLMKVAQELGVPIPTTVYVPDGDLASVLDQVTSFPVVVKPGRSLLMTDHGWGKTSVHFVSSVDELIDLYRRVPYLKNPSLIQQRVEGEGQGVFGLFDHGRPCALFAHRRIREKPPAGGVSVLRESIELPKPMTDYAVKLLEHVKWHGVAMVEFKVDQTSKIPRLMEINGRFWGSLQLAIDAGLNIPYLLYQVASGQSVAIPDNSYRIGTQSRWFLGDLDHLLMRLTKTNATLHLGPHAPSRWRCAAEFAKLFQRNLHYEVESLSDPRPALVEYRAWMSQLARGAR is encoded by the coding sequence ATGGGGTCGAAGCCTTGCGTGCTAGTGACGGATGGTCAGGAGCGTGCCGCCCTCGCTGTCACCCGAAGCTTGGGGCAAGCAGGCATTCAGGTGGTGGTTGGAGCCGAAACGCTGAAGTCCTTAGCTGGAGCTTCGAAGTACTGTCATCAGGCCTGGCAGTATCCGTCGCCGCTGGAAGATCCTTCCCGGTTTGTGTCCAGTGTGATCGATGGGGTCGGCCGGTTGGGCGTGACCGCTATTATGCCGGTGACGGATGCTACGACTCAGGTGCTCGCAGCCAGGCGAGAGCAATTTCCTGCTGCTGTCTTGAATGCCATCCCGCAGTTGGAAAGTTATGAACTGGTATCCGACAAATACCGGTTGATGAAAGTCGCCCAGGAGCTGGGCGTGCCGATTCCCACTACGGTCTATGTCCCGGACGGAGATCTCGCGTCCGTGCTCGACCAGGTGACATCATTCCCTGTTGTGGTGAAGCCGGGACGATCGCTTCTGATGACCGACCATGGATGGGGCAAGACCAGCGTCCATTTTGTGTCATCTGTGGATGAGTTGATTGATCTGTATCGGAGGGTCCCTTATTTGAAAAATCCCTCGCTCATTCAGCAGCGGGTTGAGGGGGAGGGCCAGGGAGTATTCGGGCTGTTCGATCATGGAAGACCCTGCGCACTCTTTGCGCATCGGCGAATCAGAGAAAAGCCGCCGGCCGGAGGAGTGAGCGTGTTGAGAGAGAGCATCGAGCTTCCCAAGCCCATGACCGACTACGCGGTCAAGTTATTGGAACACGTGAAATGGCATGGCGTGGCGATGGTCGAGTTCAAGGTCGATCAAACCTCCAAGATTCCGAGACTGATGGAGATCAACGGGCGGTTCTGGGGGTCCTTGCAGTTGGCGATCGATGCGGGTCTTAACATTCCCTATCTCCTCTATCAGGTTGCGAGCGGGCAGTCTGTGGCGATTCCGGACAACTCCTATCGCATCGGTACCCAGTCCCGATGGTTCCTGGGCGATCTGGACCATCTGCTCATGCGTCTGACCAAAACGAACGCCACGCTTCATCTCGGCCCGCACGCGCCGTCACGGTGGCGTTGCGCGGCGGAATTCGCGAAGCTGTTTCAGCGGAATCTGCATTATGAAGTGGAATCGCTGAGCGATCCTCGCCCGGCATTGGTGGAGTATCGTGCCTGGATGAGCCAGTTAGCGAGAGGAGCTCGATGA
- a CDS encoding DUF5989 family protein yields the protein MGDFIQELWAFMKERKKFWLLPIILVLVLLGSLIVLTQGSAVAPFIYTLF from the coding sequence ATGGGCGATTTTATTCAAGAGTTGTGGGCGTTCATGAAAGAGCGGAAGAAATTCTGGCTCCTACCGATCATTCTTGTGCTTGTTTTACTCGGCAGTCTGATTGTCTTGACCCAGGGGTCGGCCGTTGCGCCGTTTATCTACACGCTCTTCTAG
- a CDS encoding glycosyltransferase has translation MKILVLAPDIPATSKMPGSPRLFNLCRELSRQHELYLLTYCSSGERHQSFLNDPTAAKVFSTVEVLPDPPAMTWWGQQWHRLHLAASFETRFRFPEYYQAIRSKAREICIRNRCDLIYVDLLPMGQYVDPGLDVPAIIDLHDSMTLMARRMLKTTRGGRRRLAIYSHLMRIQQIEGSLGRKFGLVVTNSSVDEQVIREVSPASNAMTITNGVDMEYFAPDHSSVDADKIVFTGVMGYGPNEDAALFFAREIFPLVLEQRPKAEFWIVGSDPTDRVKDLGRIPGVHVTGRVDDVRPYLSQAGIFVCPLRYGSGVKNKILAAMAMQKPIVATSLSIDGLDLADNREVLLADGPRDFAEKVVGLLSDPTTVSRIAGNGLARVQQQYSWAAMGQALEKALQAVMESRKACGRQAV, from the coding sequence ATGAAAATACTAGTATTGGCTCCAGATATTCCCGCGACGTCAAAGATGCCCGGGTCTCCGCGTCTGTTCAATCTCTGCCGGGAACTCTCCCGGCAGCATGAGTTGTATCTACTCACCTATTGTTCCTCCGGCGAACGACATCAGTCCTTCCTGAACGATCCAACCGCAGCCAAAGTCTTTTCGACGGTTGAGGTATTGCCTGATCCGCCGGCCATGACCTGGTGGGGGCAGCAGTGGCATCGACTGCATTTGGCCGCCAGCTTTGAAACGCGTTTCCGGTTTCCGGAGTATTACCAGGCCATTCGCAGCAAGGCTCGCGAGATATGCATCCGGAATCGCTGCGATCTGATCTATGTCGACTTGCTGCCCATGGGGCAGTACGTTGACCCGGGACTCGACGTTCCCGCAATTATCGACCTGCATGATTCGATGACGCTGATGGCGAGGAGGATGCTTAAAACGACCCGCGGGGGGCGGCGGCGTCTCGCGATCTACAGCCACTTGATGCGAATACAACAGATCGAGGGGTCGCTTGGGCGGAAGTTCGGTCTTGTCGTCACGAATTCTTCTGTGGATGAGCAAGTAATCCGCGAAGTCTCGCCGGCAAGCAATGCGATGACCATTACGAACGGCGTCGATATGGAGTACTTCGCTCCGGACCATTCGAGTGTCGACGCTGACAAGATTGTGTTTACCGGCGTCATGGGGTATGGCCCCAATGAAGATGCGGCTCTATTTTTTGCGCGAGAGATTTTCCCTCTGGTCCTTGAACAACGGCCCAAGGCGGAATTCTGGATTGTCGGCAGTGATCCGACGGACCGAGTCAAGGATCTGGGACGAATTCCCGGCGTACATGTGACAGGAAGAGTGGATGATGTGCGGCCCTATCTCAGTCAGGCTGGGATCTTCGTGTGCCCGTTGAGATATGGGTCCGGAGTCAAGAACAAGATTCTTGCGGCAATGGCGATGCAGAAGCCGATCGTCGCGACATCGCTGAGCATAGACGGATTGGATCTCGCCGACAATCGTGAGGTGTTGCTCGCCGATGGACCGCGGGATTTTGCAGAGAAGGTTGTGGGGTTGCTTTCGGATCCAACAACTGTCAGCCGGATCGCGGGCAATGGATTGGCCCGTGTGCAACAGCAGTATTCGTGGGCTGCGATGGGCCAGGCGCTCGAGAAAGCCCTTCAGGCTGTCATGGAGTCTCGCAAGGCCTGTGGGCGGCAGGCCGTCTAG
- a CDS encoding glycosyltransferase family 2 protein → MTLSNCMLSIFWLSVAFVFYAYMGYPLLLMAIGVLRNRPVRKSPHHPTVSLIITAYNEEKRIREKLENTLRQDYPRERLDIVVASDCSTDGTDDLVRSYGPSGIRLVRSSAKGGKEAAQKLAVESTTGEILVFSDTATMLEPQAISTMVRNFADPTVGCVSSVDRFIDVDGAVSGEGAYVRYEMFLRNLETRVNTLVGLSGSFFAARRSVCQNWAPDLQSDFNTLLNSVRLGLRGVADPESIGFYKNLADPKKEYDRKVRTIVRGISVFMKSLALLNPFRYHLFAWQLISHKLCRWLVPFAMIGALGANGMLAPSSLFYQGALMAQAGFYAMALAYLVTTRLPSVGVLRIPSFFVMVNVSILDAWVRYCRGERIVSWTPSKR, encoded by the coding sequence ATGACACTTTCTAATTGCATGCTCTCGATATTCTGGCTGTCGGTCGCATTCGTATTCTATGCCTATATGGGGTATCCGTTGCTGCTGATGGCGATAGGCGTTCTGCGTAATCGTCCGGTGAGAAAATCCCCGCACCACCCGACGGTTTCCTTGATTATCACGGCCTATAATGAGGAGAAACGGATTCGAGAAAAGTTGGAGAATACGCTTCGGCAAGATTATCCCCGCGAGCGTCTCGATATTGTTGTGGCGTCCGACTGCTCCACAGACGGGACCGATGACCTGGTCCGCTCGTATGGGCCCTCCGGAATTCGATTAGTTCGGTCGAGCGCGAAGGGCGGGAAGGAGGCGGCGCAGAAACTTGCCGTCGAGTCGACGACCGGAGAGATTCTAGTATTTTCCGATACGGCCACGATGCTCGAACCCCAGGCCATCTCCACGATGGTGCGGAACTTCGCGGACCCGACGGTCGGCTGTGTCAGCAGCGTTGACCGGTTTATCGATGTGGATGGAGCGGTGAGCGGGGAGGGTGCCTACGTCCGCTACGAGATGTTTCTCCGGAATCTCGAAACGCGGGTCAATACCTTGGTCGGGCTGAGCGGGTCCTTCTTTGCCGCCCGTCGATCTGTGTGCCAGAATTGGGCGCCGGACCTCCAGAGCGACTTCAACACGTTGCTCAATAGTGTCAGGCTAGGGCTGCGCGGAGTGGCGGATCCGGAGAGCATCGGGTTCTACAAGAATCTGGCCGATCCAAAGAAGGAATACGATCGCAAGGTGCGTACGATCGTCCGGGGGATTTCCGTGTTTATGAAGAGCTTGGCTCTTCTCAACCCGTTCCGGTATCACCTGTTCGCCTGGCAACTGATCAGCCATAAACTGTGTCGTTGGCTGGTTCCTTTTGCGATGATCGGGGCGTTAGGGGCCAACGGCATGCTCGCGCCATCGTCGCTGTTCTATCAAGGAGCGTTGATGGCCCAAGCGGGGTTTTATGCCATGGCGCTGGCCTATCTTGTCACCACGCGCTTGCCGAGTGTCGGGGTGCTGCGGATCCCGTCGTTTTTTGTGATGGTGAATGTCTCGATTCTCGATGCCTGGGTCCGCTATTGCCGCGGGGAACGTATCGTGTCGTGGACTCCTTCTAAGCGATAA
- a CDS encoding glycosyltransferase family 4 protein produces MTAGEHKTTVLHLSTSSGPGGAERVISSLAAALNQQNCRVIVGLFRPGWLQDECERLGVETKLLPLPGGLQIGWFRDCLRLVREEQVAVIHAHEFSAVLFGWIVARISKVPFVGTVHGKNYYWEKFRRRLAYRIVSRYGRLVVVSEDLKRFVSQRVGIPESRLHVIYNGVESPAVESDASSQACRAELALPAGVPVIGTVGSLYPVKGHRHLLDALPAILKRHPGTVLLIAGRGELEMTLKEQATRLGVDGHVRFLGMRNDVQRLLSVMDVFVLPSLSEGLSMALLEAMVSGKAAVATKVGGNPELIDHGKTGFLVLPENSSDLADQLMALLDNPELIRAFGRAGAELVHRRFSKAEMISRYQALYASLLKPLLSGAN; encoded by the coding sequence ATGACTGCCGGTGAACACAAGACGACGGTTCTGCATCTGTCGACCAGCAGTGGGCCCGGTGGTGCTGAGAGAGTGATCAGCAGTCTTGCGGCAGCCCTCAACCAACAAAACTGTCGCGTTATTGTTGGGCTCTTCCGTCCAGGATGGCTCCAGGACGAGTGTGAACGTCTGGGAGTTGAGACAAAACTATTGCCACTTCCAGGCGGTCTTCAGATCGGCTGGTTCCGGGACTGCCTGCGTCTGGTTCGCGAGGAACAGGTAGCAGTAATTCATGCTCATGAGTTCAGTGCCGTTCTGTTTGGATGGATCGTGGCGAGAATTTCAAAGGTGCCGTTTGTGGGAACTGTTCACGGGAAAAATTATTATTGGGAGAAGTTTCGCAGACGCCTGGCTTATCGAATAGTCAGTCGGTATGGTCGGCTTGTCGTCGTGTCAGAGGATCTTAAGCGATTCGTTTCTCAGCGGGTCGGTATTCCGGAGTCGCGACTGCACGTGATCTATAATGGGGTAGAGTCGCCGGCTGTTGAGAGCGATGCCTCTTCGCAGGCCTGCAGAGCGGAGTTGGCTCTTCCGGCAGGTGTTCCTGTGATCGGGACAGTTGGGAGTTTGTATCCGGTCAAAGGACATCGTCATCTGCTTGATGCCCTGCCGGCCATACTTAAGCGACATCCGGGGACCGTTCTCCTCATTGCCGGGCGTGGTGAATTGGAGATGACGCTCAAAGAGCAAGCGACGCGGCTTGGCGTTGATGGGCATGTCCGTTTCCTGGGGATGAGGAATGATGTTCAGCGGCTCTTGTCAGTCATGGACGTCTTTGTGTTGCCGTCATTATCCGAGGGGCTCTCGATGGCGCTGCTAGAAGCCATGGTGTCTGGGAAAGCTGCGGTGGCCACGAAAGTTGGTGGAAACCCCGAGCTGATTGACCACGGTAAGACGGGGTTTTTGGTTCTGCCGGAGAACTCAAGTGATCTTGCGGATCAGCTCATGGCTTTACTAGATAATCCTGAATTGATTAGAGCGTTTGGCCGGGCTGGTGCCGAGCTGGTACATCGCCGTTTCAGTAAGGCCGAGATGATTTCCAGGTATCAGGCTCTATATGCAAGTCTCTTGAAGCCGCTTTTGTCCGGCGCGAATTGA
- a CDS encoding FemAB family PEP-CTERM system-associated protein: MNIVLLQDAYDEALWDQYVLNHPRASGYHLLAWRGVVRKVFGHSSPYLMAKDDEGKVRGVLPLVFTKSPMFGRFLTSMAFFNYGGVLADDADAACTLLKAAAVTAQEVGAAHIELRQEESLATEWPVRSKKVSMRLALPPDYETLLKAFPSKLRSQVRRAQKEGMEVRIGGAELLGDYYRVFARCMRDLGTPVYEKGFFEAILETFPKEARLCVVSLNGAPLASGFLYGFRNRLEIPWAASDKRFSRLSPNMLLYGAVLEFACREGFKEFDFGRSSVDSGTYRFKAQWGAQPHQLYWYYWLSEGRTIPELNPDNPKYKAAIAAWKCLPVPVANLVGPHLVKYLP; encoded by the coding sequence GTGAACATCGTACTCCTTCAGGATGCTTATGACGAAGCCTTGTGGGACCAGTACGTACTGAATCACCCGCGGGCATCGGGTTACCATCTGCTCGCTTGGCGGGGCGTCGTTCGGAAAGTATTCGGCCATTCCTCGCCCTACCTGATGGCCAAGGATGATGAGGGGAAAGTCCGCGGCGTCCTTCCCCTTGTCTTCACAAAGAGTCCGATGTTCGGGCGATTCCTCACCTCCATGGCATTTTTCAATTATGGCGGAGTCTTGGCTGATGATGCGGATGCGGCTTGCACGCTGCTGAAAGCCGCGGCGGTGACGGCTCAGGAGGTCGGCGCAGCTCATATCGAATTGAGGCAGGAGGAGTCTCTGGCAACGGAGTGGCCCGTCCGATCGAAAAAAGTGTCGATGCGCCTCGCGCTCCCTCCAGACTACGAGACCTTGCTCAAGGCGTTTCCTTCAAAGTTGCGCAGCCAGGTTCGACGGGCGCAGAAGGAGGGTATGGAGGTCAGGATTGGTGGTGCGGAGTTGCTGGGGGACTATTATCGTGTCTTTGCCCGATGTATGCGGGACCTTGGTACGCCGGTCTATGAGAAAGGGTTCTTTGAAGCGATCCTCGAGACCTTTCCCAAAGAAGCGCGACTGTGCGTGGTCTCTCTCAACGGAGCTCCGCTTGCTTCAGGATTCCTGTATGGTTTTCGGAATCGGCTCGAAATCCCCTGGGCCGCGTCAGATAAGCGATTTAGCCGACTGTCTCCGAACATGCTTTTGTATGGGGCGGTCCTGGAGTTTGCTTGTCGCGAGGGATTCAAGGAGTTTGACTTTGGCCGATCCTCAGTCGATAGCGGAACCTATCGGTTCAAAGCGCAATGGGGCGCGCAGCCGCATCAGTTGTACTGGTATTACTGGCTTTCCGAGGGGCGCACAATTCCGGAATTGAATCCGGATAACCCTAAGTATAAGGCTGCCATTGCAGCGTGGAAATGCCTTCCGGTGCCTGTCGCAAATCTGGTCGGCCCACATCTGGTTAAATATCTGCCATGA
- a CDS encoding DegT/DnrJ/EryC1/StrS family aminotransferase, which produces MTPQRTIPPTAAPLPFGSLLCSVGSLWGGKKHRTRLVSELKAHYAVRAAFLVSSGKAALTVILKALSVLSRRRQVIIPAYTCFSVPSAIVKAGLEVVLCDVDPETLDFKFPELEGLLDENVLCVVSTHLFGRPADTERVKQLCEGKGIFVVEDAAQAMGGQVGNRLLGTIGDVGFFSLGRGKNLTCGSGGIILTSSAPIAQAIEAEYASLSEAPRLEVFRNWLELLVMRIFIHPALYWFPAGLPFLGLGETKFYTDFQACRMDEVRAHLLKGWQGRLARANQGRSSRARWLIEGLNLARKGVQPIMGEGSLFLRLPVLVQGREAKEAVCRLSREQGAGLSQNYPATIQEIPELAGQLVDRRYPGAQEVVDRIVTLPTHQFVSEQDRRKIDRILAVQGEVSAPGSTGDGDSATQGAGHRHVPVRSWRNSA; this is translated from the coding sequence ATGACCCCGCAGCGAACCATTCCACCGACAGCCGCTCCGCTTCCGTTTGGGAGTCTCCTGTGCTCCGTCGGGAGTCTCTGGGGGGGCAAGAAACACCGAACGCGCCTGGTCAGTGAGCTGAAGGCCCACTATGCCGTGCGCGCTGCCTTTTTGGTGTCGTCTGGGAAAGCGGCCCTGACGGTTATTCTCAAAGCGTTATCTGTATTGAGTCGAAGGCGGCAGGTGATCATTCCCGCCTATACGTGTTTTTCCGTTCCGTCTGCGATCGTAAAGGCCGGGCTGGAGGTGGTGCTCTGTGACGTGGATCCGGAGACGCTTGATTTCAAATTTCCCGAGCTTGAGGGATTGCTCGACGAGAATGTCCTCTGTGTGGTGTCCACCCATCTGTTTGGCCGTCCTGCCGATACCGAACGGGTAAAACAGTTGTGTGAGGGGAAGGGCATCTTCGTGGTTGAGGATGCCGCGCAGGCGATGGGAGGTCAGGTTGGCAACCGCCTCCTTGGAACGATCGGGGATGTAGGGTTCTTTAGCCTGGGCCGGGGAAAGAATCTGACGTGTGGTTCAGGTGGAATTATTTTGACCAGCTCTGCTCCGATCGCGCAAGCGATCGAAGCGGAATACGCGAGCTTGTCGGAAGCCCCTCGGCTTGAAGTCTTTCGCAATTGGCTAGAGCTCCTGGTGATGCGCATCTTTATCCATCCGGCGTTGTACTGGTTTCCCGCGGGGCTCCCTTTCCTCGGGCTTGGTGAAACCAAGTTCTACACAGACTTTCAGGCGTGTCGAATGGATGAGGTTCGGGCGCATCTGCTCAAGGGCTGGCAAGGGAGATTGGCGCGCGCCAATCAGGGACGGTCGTCCCGCGCCCGGTGGCTCATTGAAGGGCTGAACCTCGCCCGGAAGGGCGTACAGCCCATCATGGGAGAGGGCTCGCTATTTCTTCGGCTGCCTGTGTTAGTCCAAGGTCGAGAAGCTAAAGAGGCGGTTTGTCGGCTAAGTCGCGAGCAGGGGGCAGGACTGAGTCAGAACTATCCGGCTACCATTCAGGAAATACCGGAATTGGCCGGGCAATTGGTAGACCGGAGGTACCCCGGCGCGCAGGAGGTCGTGGATCGAATCGTCACTCTGCCCACGCATCAGTTTGTATCGGAGCAGGACCGGCGGAAGATCGACCGTATACTGGCTGTCCAAGGGGAGGTCTCTGCTCCAGGCAGTACCGGGGACGGAGATTCAGCTACTCAAGGCGCCGGGCATCGTCACGTCCCGGTGAGAAGCTGGCGGAATAGCGCCTGA
- a CDS encoding SxtJ family membrane protein produces MENVEVTNKTLRQFGLMVGGVFLVIGLWPFLWRQEAIREWAVVLGALLSVAGLAVPAILKHLYQGWMWVGHVMGWINTRIILGVLFYGIVTPMGLVMKLAGRDPMCRGFDPDAPTYRVIRTPRPAAHMKNMF; encoded by the coding sequence ATGGAAAATGTTGAGGTAACGAACAAAACGCTCCGCCAGTTCGGTCTCATGGTCGGCGGGGTCTTCCTGGTGATCGGGCTGTGGCCGTTTCTCTGGCGGCAGGAGGCCATACGGGAGTGGGCGGTGGTGCTCGGTGCGCTCTTGTCTGTGGCTGGCCTCGCTGTGCCGGCAATCTTGAAGCACCTGTATCAAGGGTGGATGTGGGTCGGGCATGTGATGGGATGGATCAATACCCGCATTATTTTAGGCGTCCTATTTTACGGGATTGTGACGCCGATGGGTCTGGTGATGAAGCTGGCGGGCCGCGATCCCATGTGTCGAGGATTTGACCCCGATGCGCCGACATACCGGGTGATTCGCACCCCTAGACCGGCGGCTCATATGAAGAACATGTTTTGA
- a CDS encoding O-antigen ligase family protein has translation MPALRSSGASESKAGFYLVMAYLLFEFGRPQELIPGLKLIPIALGINLLLFLNVLMSGKLDFSRLQTKLWIVLFGVMAIHVPIAVNNFHALMTFKDMVLLFFTYLGITTFVNSTERMLTVMKFWVGVHGFLAIMGIAKGGVGIGAWMGDENDFCMVMNMAVPFAYFLLLSATGFSLRMKYLALLGTYILAAMATVSRGGFIGLASVGVYCWYRSPKKLNALIVVAVAVVFMAVLAPEKYWDEITSSTSEETMNEGTGGERLYTWGIGMEMFFYNPIIGVGQSNFPWTFDKYQGSRTFHEKSIAGRQAHSAWVTLISELGLAGIVLIGGIILQSFRDLRWVARKLALPVARTAGRQPAQAREDIRVYLARAMEGSLIGFIVSGVFISILWYPSLWIMVALVVALRNISEMQGAAAMPAGAHPLQPWGARIPRFGGGPVSTRS, from the coding sequence ATGCCTGCTTTACGTTCGAGTGGAGCTTCGGAGAGCAAGGCGGGGTTCTACCTCGTCATGGCGTACCTTCTGTTTGAGTTTGGCCGCCCTCAGGAGTTGATTCCCGGACTCAAGCTTATCCCCATCGCCCTAGGAATTAATCTGTTGCTGTTCCTCAACGTGTTGATGTCGGGGAAACTGGATTTTTCCAGGCTCCAGACAAAGCTGTGGATCGTGCTTTTTGGAGTCATGGCTATCCATGTCCCGATCGCGGTCAATAATTTTCACGCCTTGATGACGTTCAAAGACATGGTGCTCTTATTTTTCACCTATCTTGGCATTACAACTTTCGTGAATTCGACGGAGAGGATGCTGACGGTGATGAAGTTTTGGGTGGGTGTCCACGGCTTCTTGGCCATCATGGGGATTGCAAAAGGAGGAGTCGGTATTGGGGCCTGGATGGGCGACGAGAACGATTTTTGTATGGTCATGAATATGGCGGTGCCGTTTGCCTACTTTCTACTGCTCTCTGCAACCGGGTTCTCGTTGCGGATGAAGTACCTGGCGCTCCTGGGAACGTATATTCTCGCCGCAATGGCAACGGTATCGCGCGGAGGGTTTATCGGGCTGGCATCGGTCGGAGTCTATTGCTGGTATCGTTCTCCCAAGAAACTGAATGCGCTGATTGTGGTTGCCGTCGCCGTAGTGTTTATGGCGGTCCTGGCACCTGAAAAGTATTGGGATGAGATCACTTCATCAACTAGTGAAGAGACGATGAACGAAGGTACCGGGGGCGAAAGGCTCTATACCTGGGGGATTGGCATGGAAATGTTCTTCTATAATCCTATTATTGGCGTCGGGCAGAGCAACTTCCCATGGACCTTTGATAAATATCAGGGAAGCCGAACCTTTCATGAAAAATCTATCGCAGGCCGGCAGGCTCATTCTGCATGGGTTACCTTGATCTCGGAGTTGGGCCTCGCTGGAATAGTCCTTATCGGAGGCATCATCTTACAGAGTTTCAGGGACCTGCGATGGGTCGCACGCAAACTCGCTCTTCCGGTTGCGCGGACGGCAGGTCGCCAACCAGCCCAAGCTCGTGAAGACATTCGTGTCTATCTTGCTCGGGCTATGGAGGGAAGTCTGATCGGATTCATCGTGAGCGGTGTGTTCATTTCCATTTTATGGTATCCGAGCTTATGGATCATGGTGGCATTAGTGGTCGCACTCAGAAATATTTCTGAGATGCAGGGGGCTGCAGCAATGCCTGCTGGAGCTCATCCGCTGCAGCCATGGGGGGCTCGGATCCCGCGCTTTGGTGGAGGGCCTGTTTCCACTCGCTCATAG
- a CDS encoding polysaccharide deacetylase family protein → MIARLKAATWRALGGLYSVSGLSQFRHQGRVIVLTYHRVVSHEVVERQHIQPGMYMLEESFAAHIAYLRERFRILSLDELLDLWRTNQFKRDRSYCVITFDDGWRDNYQFAFPILRRYAVPATIFLATDFIGTPRWFWPDRMMLVLAQAGSQRSGPTTRDEVSAVLADTVGVRQSADDGGFMFVKSGLPIDAGGIIELCKDRAVDEIEALIDRLGRVLGMDLPSERVLLDWTEVREMAAQGVSFGSHSCSHRILTNIPLSEVSRELTESRNAMLQQGVTPSSTFCYPNGNFNPDIQKLVRESGYRAAVGCEIGLEGDRPGDPYALKRVSLHEDSSSSDPLLALALSGIR, encoded by the coding sequence GTGATCGCACGACTCAAGGCCGCAACCTGGAGGGCATTAGGCGGACTCTATTCTGTTTCCGGGCTTTCACAGTTCCGGCATCAGGGGCGCGTGATCGTGTTGACCTATCACCGGGTTGTGTCTCACGAAGTAGTGGAACGTCAGCACATTCAGCCCGGCATGTACATGTTGGAGGAGTCCTTTGCCGCTCACATCGCCTATCTTCGGGAGCGATTTAGGATTCTCTCCTTGGATGAGCTGCTGGACCTGTGGCGGACAAATCAGTTCAAGCGCGACCGGTCTTACTGCGTCATTACGTTTGATGATGGATGGCGGGATAATTATCAGTTCGCCTTTCCTATCCTGAGAAGGTATGCGGTCCCGGCGACGATCTTTCTTGCGACAGATTTTATCGGAACACCTCGATGGTTTTGGCCGGATCGGATGATGTTGGTTTTGGCGCAGGCCGGATCCCAGAGGAGCGGCCCGACGACCCGTGATGAGGTCTCAGCGGTCTTGGCTGATACGGTCGGAGTCCGTCAGTCCGCTGACGATGGGGGCTTCATGTTCGTAAAGTCAGGTCTGCCGATTGACGCCGGTGGGATCATAGAACTCTGTAAAGACAGAGCGGTCGATGAAATTGAAGCTCTCATAGACCGTCTCGGTCGTGTCCTTGGTATGGACCTTCCTTCGGAGCGGGTCCTGCTTGATTGGACCGAGGTGCGCGAGATGGCCGCTCAGGGTGTGTCATTCGGATCGCATTCCTGCTCGCACAGGATTCTGACGAACATTCCGTTGTCGGAAGTCAGCCGCGAGTTGACCGAGTCACGAAATGCGATGCTTCAACAAGGGGTCACGCCGTCCTCGACATTCTGTTATCCCAATGGAAATTTTAATCCGGATATTCAAAAGCTGGTCAGAGAGAGCGGGTATCGCGCCGCGGTGGGTTGTGAGATAGGGCTGGAGGGTGATCGCCCAGGCGATCCGTACGCGCTGAAAAGGGTCAGCCTGCATGAGGACAGCAGTTCATCAGATCCGCTGCTCGCATTGGCGCTATCCGGTATTCGATAG